One Candidatus Micrarchaeia archaeon DNA segment encodes these proteins:
- the csa3 gene encoding CRISPR-associated CARF protein Csa3, with amino-acid sequence MSEKYLNIIIEDKTMGDSKTLMSTLYSAEPVVPSIHKFSPNKLILLTDEKPDEKAKKSINAIKEMFSKVMTIEIEYVKQYDIYQVAKKTIDIIEKEKSKNSDIYINITGGRKTLMLGVIYGAYARSEQICSIHYSTEENNEFIELPKLAYDLNEIERVLLETIEEKGAIKVNTLAEDLGKTRGLLYQYLKRLRMKGFVDEDFKITQAGKIAIL; translated from the coding sequence ATGTCCGAAAAATATTTAAACATTATAATAGAAGATAAGACAATGGGGGATTCAAAAACACTAATGTCTACGCTATATTCAGCTGAGCCAGTAGTTCCAAGTATACATAAGTTTTCACCAAATAAACTCATACTTCTTACAGATGAGAAACCAGATGAAAAAGCAAAAAAAAGCATTAATGCAATAAAAGAAATGTTTTCTAAAGTAATGACCATTGAAATAGAATATGTTAAACAGTATGATATTTATCAAGTAGCTAAGAAAACAATTGATATTATTGAAAAAGAAAAATCAAAAAATTCAGATATATACATAAATATTACTGGTGGCAGAAAAACTTTGATGTTAGGTGTTATTTACGGAGCTTACGCACGATCAGAACAGATTTGTTCTATTCATTATTCAACTGAAGAGAATAATGAATTTATTGAACTACCAAAACTGGCATATGATTTAAATGAAATCGAACGTGTCTTACTTGAAACAATAGAAGAAAAAGGCGCAATAAAAGTTAATACGCTTGCCGAAGATCTTGGGAAAACAAGAGGTCTTTTATATCAATATCTAAAGCGCCTGCGCATGAAAGGATTTGTAGATGAAGATTTTAAAATCACACAAGCAGGTAAAATTGCAATATTATAA
- a CDS encoding uracil-DNA glycosylase family protein — MKQDKEIVKLFKKVKKCRKCYPHELCVPLPDPKNGYKNVKVMFINERPGRIGAGGSNYISFDNNDPSAKWFKYCFSLTNLSRKEIFTTNACLCYPKKEGYNDTTPKTQIIKNCQDWLELQIEIMKPKLIVTLGNSALKAIKLRFKDQNSKELKRFKLKKNIGTVVKTTNPWIYPIYHTSLRARITRKNNQQKKDWEKIRTILKELKK; from the coding sequence ATGAAACAAGATAAAGAGATAGTTAAACTATTTAAAAAAGTAAAAAAATGTAGGAAATGTTATCCTCATGAACTCTGTGTTCCACTTCCCGATCCAAAAAATGGTTATAAGAACGTCAAAGTAATGTTCATAAATGAAAGACCTGGTAGAATTGGTGCTGGTGGATCAAATTATATTTCCTTTGATAATAATGATCCTTCTGCAAAATGGTTTAAATATTGCTTTAGTTTAACAAACCTCTCAAGAAAAGAGATTTTTACTACTAATGCCTGTTTATGTTACCCAAAAAAAGAAGGATATAACGATACTACTCCTAAAACTCAAATAATTAAAAATTGTCAAGATTGGTTAGAGTTACAAATAGAAATAATGAAACCAAAACTGATAGTTACTCTTGGGAATAGTGCTCTAAAAGCTATTAAATTAAGATTTAAAGACCAAAATAGTAAAGAACTTAAAAGATTTAAATTAAAAAAGAATATTGGAACCGTAGTAAAAACTACAAATCCTTGGATTTATCCAATATATCATACATCTTTACGAGCAAGAATAACAAGAAAGAACAACCAACAAAAAAAAGATTGGGAAAAAATTAGAACTATTTTAAAAGAATTAAAGAAATAA